The Ornithorhynchus anatinus isolate Pmale09 chromosome 1, mOrnAna1.pri.v4, whole genome shotgun sequence genome includes a window with the following:
- the BDKRB2 gene encoding B2 bradykinin receptor: MAHFMANVSAGINDSSLNATNSSECPFPHYMTLMAKIQPPFLWFIFMLAAIENIFVLSVFCFHKSSCTVAEIYLGNLAAADLILSCSLPFWAMNIANRFNWPFGEFLCRTVNCLVSMNLYSSICFLMLVSVDRYLALVKTMSLGRLRRVRGAKTYSVLIWLCSLLLSSPMIVFRKLNYLENEGILACVINYPSKNWEIFTNTLLNMVGFLLPLCVIGFCSAQIIRVLQHNEMQKFKEIQTEKKATVLVLSVLLLFVICWLPFQISTFLDTLFRLKIITGCSVDMAIDIFTQVGTYMAYSNSFLNPLVYVIVGKRFRKKSKEVYRRLLKMGRCTGDGNQLENSMGTLRTSISMDIQNHKQPG, encoded by the coding sequence ATGGCCCACTTCATGGCCAACGTTTCCGCCGGAATCAACGACTCTTCTCTAAATGCCACCAATAGCAGCGAATGCCCGTTCCCTCATTACATGACTCTGATGGCCAAGATCCAGCCCCCCTTCCTCTGGTTCATCTTCATGCTGGCGGCCATAGAGAACATTTTCGTTCTCAGCGTCTTCTGCTTCCACAAGAGTAGCTGCACCGTGGCCGAGATCTACCTGGGGAACCTGGCGGCCGCCGACCTGATCCTATCCTGCAGTCTGCCCTTCTGGGCCATGAACATCGCAAATAGGTTCAACTGGCCCTTCGGGGAGTTCCTCTGCCGCACGGTCAACTGCCTCGTGAGCATGAACTTATACAGCAGCATCTGCTTCCTGATGCTGGTGAGCGTGGACCGCTACCTGGCCCTGGTGAAGACGATGTCTCTGGGGCGTCTGAGGAGGGTTCGGGGGGCGAAAACCTATAGCGTTTTGATCTGGCTCTGCAGCCTGTTGTTGAGCTCGCCGATGATCGTGTTCAGGAAGCTGAACTACCTGGAGAATGAGGGCATACTGGCCTGCGTGATCAACTACCCCTCCAAGAACTGGGAGATTTTCACCAACACCCTCCTGAACATGGTGGGcttcctgctccccctctgcGTGATCGGCTTCTGCTCGGCCCAAATCATAAGAGTCCTGCAGCACAACGAGATGCAGAAGTTCAAGGAGATCCAGACGGAGAAGAAGGCCACCGTTCTGGTTCTCTCCGTCCTCCTGCTGTTTGTCATCTGCTGGCTCCCCTTCCAGATCAGCACCTTTCTGGACACCCTCTTCCGACTGAAAATCATAACGGGCTGCTCTGTAGATATGGCCATCGATATATTCACGCAGGTGGGGACCTACATGGCTTACAGCAACAGCTTCCTGAACCCCCTGGTTTACGTCATCGTGGGAAAGCGTTTCCGGAAGAAGTCCAAGGAGGTCTACAGGAGGTTGCTCAAAATGGGGAGGTGCACGGGGGACGGCAACCAGCTAGAGAACTCCATGGGCACCTTGAGAACCTCCATCTCCATGGACATCCAAAATCACAAGCAGCCGGGCTGA